One region of Polaribacter pectinis genomic DNA includes:
- a CDS encoding lectin-like domain-containing protein, protein MKKLAYLIIVIFCLGVSGKTVAQCIDKPIINDFSPKTGFIGSTVTITGANFSATPTQNQVFFGATQATVVSSSFGTIEVRVPEGSTTALISVKNQCNLSAYSKTHFNGVFCPTPLTATSYQNTAQELAGIRGAYNMLSQDMDNDGKPEVISATSNGITIAKNNSTPSNINFTANNFSGQFNSLTTADFDGDGFKDIASNGGVFRNTSAGAGNIGLVYVTDSKSVSNYQIGSGDFNNDGKIDIIGEFGGSVWVAFNTSTGPGNINFSARQLVASGIGRCTGIQVADVDGDGKADFLASQGQSNRATSIRNITSNGSTTASFETPEYWASDANPADGFGTFPYRAMIADFDKDGKIDFTSCNYQGNTNTAIWRNISTVGNISFATVVNIDSPAANYRIGVGDVDGDGYPDIVTKSLGINVFSVYRNTTSTAGTPSFAPRFDYTSSNRAEVSGIVIGDLDGDFVPDIATSGISSNTIRFHRNTGGQNDVTPPTVSCKNITVALSPAGTITITPEMIDNGSGDACGIESLVLSQVDFTCADIGENTVTLTATDGAGNQATCTATVNVQPAAIIVAGQSTVCQGETVELNANNGDSYQWKKDGIDLFGAIFQNYVATTSGNYTVVVTNNGGCSGESLPTPVVVNDNPTVDISPSGTAVLCPPNNSTTLTATQSSIYQWIKDGVDIPDATQQTYEATSAGNYSVRVIDLFGCSAISEPTTVSANSAEIEISNNGTNVANGATTVVDGFNLDYGNVLPNNSYDTLITIDNTSSTANNAILDVDIAISGPDAQYLSIVGLTSPVAISPGTQANFTLVFNGPDLRAYNAIVTILSNDCNESSTSINVTAEITCEAASFTSIPENITANNDEDVCGALIDYEVITAGNPTPELTYSFSGATSGNGNGSGTGMLFNVGTTTVTLNLQNACGNETETFDVTVADNQSPNIVLNNITVVLDANGNASITPEMIDNGSSDNCAIDTITISPNLFTCANYGENTVTLTVTDINGNSNTGTAIVTVDDGTMQTSFNQADYINIGNSNYLGNDEYRLTSAVGGQFGAVWYQNKLNLSTDFELDFDVYLGNNDGGADGMAFVLQPLSTNQGSSGGGLGYLGISPSLAVEFDTYSNTSDPGQDHVALMKNGDVNHFSSNNLSGPHVVSNLENGAYHNVKISWIKATNNFTVVFNGNTIINYNSDIVNDIFSGNNGVFWGFTAATGYFNNEHKVKINTVTFKEELNVSANSITAASCPDSSDGAIDINISSANPCTTYSWSNGATTQDITGLNPGDYTVTITNADGTSISETYTVTGDVTSPQFLTTETAIIFLDENGVATYDTNSFNVNTVTDNCAIDRFEFDKTVYNCNEVGFHTINVTAFDTSGNSTIGTINLEVRDEIAPLVQGQDISVTLTANGTVSIVANDVLVSGSDNCGPVTYTISQNTFTATDAINSPVTVQLTATDANGNTTTVPVLVTVIDPVPVVITQDIIVELDANGNVTITPNQIDNGSNSVVGIANLELDNTSFNCSNIGVPVTVTLTATSTLGRTATGTATVTVLDTTAPNVITQNIVVQLDENGNASITPEMINNGSSDNCGIEDISLDITNFSCNNIGNNQVILTVKDINGNLSNSTANVVVEDTISPTIAIQNITVPLNENGIANFTVDMINNGTTDNCAIASLELSETTFACSNLGENTVTFTATDVNGNVSTENVIVTVIDEIAPTVITKNIEVYLDASGNASITPEMVDNGSYDNCTFSLSLDTTTFSCNNTGDNIVSLIAIDASGLQTTQQTTVTVIDSILPTAVSQDVTVQLDENGNASITPEMINNGSSDNCTFTTSLDVLDFTCTNVGENLVTLTVRDASGNTTTSSSTVTVIDSVPAEVITQNINVYLDENGNTSIVVEDINNGSNDACGIETLTLDVTNFSCDTLGENTVTLTATDVNGNISSNTAIVTVIDNIAPTVGTQNISVELDANGNATITPQDVLITSESDIETGEECDVTDAKYHAMYLNGYVKNYNQHKTVASSKKKEIDFSSKGDASRHWGARYIFDADGGKITKNLDGTASVVGTLVNKYDSNDKWIVTLNLKNASNWTEWSAMGRSWKGNPWSVRGEYKNWMYYEMAEGSNLTGAGNNTGTVTNIYHAPTSLKYGVQLGNKANLQDSNFGLSGWFYYKNRYNCWEQGDFNFNVSNCSDLAIPEETVITSDNCSISSYTLSQDSFGCDDLGENTIQVSVTDQSGNTTTKDVIVNVLGDKPTVTIDDFYAVKYQKKNTIFLGYAESIYLCPTVTGGTGFTYEWTDDSGNVISTEKLPKVSPKFTTTYTVTVTNSNGCTATDSIEVCVIDARSTKSNGHNYRGNSHHHGHNNDKVIICHHTRKHGQIKHKEISVSKNSVRAHLWHGDKLGSCNATCISEGDVVVTPNVEVSLYPNPSSGVFNVKVENLEKDATVYLYNIYGRIIQKRYIRARSGENKVVMGSYRLKQGAYVVKVITDGTVYTQTILIERSRY, encoded by the coding sequence ATGAAAAAATTAGCATATTTAATAATAGTAATTTTCTGCTTGGGAGTAAGTGGAAAAACGGTTGCACAATGTATAGATAAACCTATAATAAATGACTTTTCTCCAAAAACAGGTTTTATAGGAAGTACAGTAACAATCACAGGAGCCAATTTTAGTGCAACTCCAACTCAAAATCAAGTGTTTTTTGGAGCTACACAAGCAACAGTAGTTTCATCTTCTTTTGGAACAATAGAAGTAAGAGTACCTGAAGGAAGTACAACTGCTTTAATAAGTGTTAAGAACCAATGTAACTTATCAGCTTATTCTAAAACACACTTCAATGGAGTTTTTTGTCCAACGCCACTTACAGCCACTTCTTATCAAAATACTGCGCAAGAATTAGCGGGTATTAGAGGAGCCTATAATATGCTTTCTCAAGATATGGATAATGATGGAAAACCAGAGGTTATATCAGCTACAAGCAATGGTATTACTATTGCAAAAAACAATAGTACTCCTAGTAATATTAATTTTACAGCAAATAATTTTAGTGGTCAATTTAATTCTTTAACAACAGCAGATTTTGATGGTGATGGGTTTAAAGATATTGCTTCTAACGGAGGTGTATTTAGAAATACATCTGCTGGAGCTGGTAACATAGGTTTAGTTTATGTAACTGACTCTAAATCTGTTTCTAATTATCAAATAGGTTCTGGAGATTTTAACAATGATGGTAAAATTGACATTATTGGAGAATTTGGAGGAAGTGTTTGGGTAGCTTTTAACACAAGTACTGGTCCTGGAAATATTAATTTTTCTGCTAGACAATTAGTAGCTTCTGGAATAGGTAGATGTACTGGTATACAAGTTGCTGATGTTGATGGTGATGGAAAAGCAGATTTTTTAGCTTCACAAGGTCAGTCAAATAGAGCAACTTCAATAAGAAATATAACATCAAATGGAAGTACAACTGCTTCATTTGAAACTCCAGAATATTGGGCTTCAGATGCTAATCCTGCAGATGGTTTTGGAACTTTTCCATATAGAGCAATGATTGCAGACTTTGATAAAGATGGTAAAATTGATTTTACATCTTGTAATTATCAAGGAAATACAAATACAGCTATTTGGAGAAATATTTCTACGGTTGGAAATATTTCTTTTGCTACTGTTGTAAACATCGATTCTCCAGCAGCTAATTACAGAATTGGTGTGGGTGATGTAGATGGTGATGGGTATCCAGATATTGTAACAAAATCTTTAGGAATAAATGTATTTTCTGTATATAGAAATACAACTTCTACTGCGGGAACCCCAAGTTTTGCTCCAAGATTCGATTATACCTCTTCTAATAGAGCTGAAGTTTCTGGTATTGTAATTGGTGATTTAGATGGTGATTTTGTTCCTGATATTGCTACTTCAGGAATTAGTAGTAATACTATACGTTTTCATAGAAATACTGGGGGGCAAAATGACGTAACTCCACCAACTGTATCTTGTAAAAATATTACAGTGGCATTAAGTCCAGCTGGTACTATTACAATTACTCCAGAAATGATAGATAACGGTTCAGGTGATGCCTGTGGTATAGAATCTTTAGTTTTATCTCAAGTAGACTTTACATGTGCTGACATTGGAGAAAATACGGTTACGTTAACAGCTACTGATGGTGCAGGTAACCAAGCTACTTGTACAGCTACAGTAAATGTACAACCAGCAGCTATTATAGTTGCAGGACAAAGTACAGTTTGCCAAGGAGAAACTGTAGAATTGAATGCGAATAATGGTGATTCATACCAATGGAAAAAGGATGGAATAGATCTTTTTGGTGCAATTTTCCAAAATTATGTTGCAACAACTTCAGGAAATTATACAGTTGTTGTTACAAATAACGGGGGTTGTTCTGGAGAATCTTTACCAACTCCTGTAGTTGTAAACGATAATCCTACTGTAGATATTTCTCCAAGTGGTACTGCTGTTTTATGCCCACCTAATAATTCTACAACTTTAACAGCAACACAATCTTCTATTTATCAATGGATAAAAGACGGTGTAGATATTCCAGATGCAACTCAACAAACTTACGAAGCTACATCTGCAGGTAATTATAGTGTTCGAGTTATTGATTTATTTGGTTGTTCTGCAATTTCAGAACCTACAACTGTTTCAGCAAATTCAGCAGAAATTGAAATTTCTAATAACGGAACAAACGTTGCAAACGGAGCAACTACAGTTGTAGATGGTTTTAATCTTGATTATGGCAATGTATTACCTAATAATTCTTACGATACATTAATTACTATTGATAATACAAGCTCAACTGCTAATAATGCAATTTTAGATGTAGATATTGCAATTTCTGGTCCAGATGCCCAATATTTATCTATCGTAGGTTTAACATCACCCGTAGCTATTTCCCCTGGAACTCAAGCTAATTTCACTCTAGTGTTTAATGGTCCAGACCTAAGAGCTTATAATGCAATTGTTACTATTTTAAGTAATGATTGTAACGAAAGTTCAACTTCTATAAACGTTACAGCTGAAATAACTTGTGAGGCAGCATCTTTTACATCTATTCCAGAAAATATTACTGCAAATAATGATGAAGATGTATGTGGTGCGTTAATAGATTATGAAGTTATAACGGCAGGAAATCCAACACCAGAGTTAACTTACTCTTTTAGTGGTGCTACTTCTGGAAACGGAAATGGATCTGGTACAGGAATGTTATTTAATGTGGGAACTACAACTGTAACATTAAACCTACAGAATGCTTGTGGAAACGAAACAGAAACTTTTGACGTTACAGTTGCGGATAATCAAAGTCCAAATATTGTTTTAAATAATATAACTGTAGTATTAGATGCAAATGGAAACGCTTCAATTACTCCAGAAATGATAGACAATGGTTCTTCAGATAATTGTGCTATAGATACAATTACAATTTCACCAAATCTATTTACTTGTGCAAATTATGGCGAAAACACAGTTACTTTAACAGTAACAGATATAAATGGTAATTCTAATACTGGAACAGCAATTGTAACAGTTGATGATGGTACTATGCAAACAAGTTTTAACCAAGCTGATTATATAAACATTGGAAATTCTAATTATTTAGGAAATGATGAATATAGATTAACAAGCGCAGTTGGTGGACAATTTGGTGCTGTTTGGTATCAAAATAAATTAAATCTTTCAACTGATTTTGAGTTAGACTTTGATGTATATCTTGGAAACAATGACGGTGGTGCAGATGGAATGGCTTTTGTATTACAGCCATTAAGCACCAATCAAGGTTCAAGTGGTGGTGGTTTAGGATATTTAGGAATAAGCCCTTCATTAGCCGTAGAATTTGATACCTATAGCAATACATCTGACCCAGGACAAGACCATGTAGCATTAATGAAAAACGGAGACGTGAATCATTTTTCTTCAAATAATCTTTCTGGACCTCATGTTGTATCTAATTTAGAAAACGGAGCTTATCATAATGTAAAAATATCTTGGATAAAAGCAACAAATAACTTCACGGTTGTTTTCAATGGAAATACAATAATCAACTATAATAGTGATATTGTTAATGATATATTCTCTGGAAACAACGGAGTTTTCTGGGGATTTACAGCAGCAACTGGTTATTTTAATAACGAGCACAAAGTTAAAATAAACACTGTTACCTTTAAGGAAGAACTGAATGTTAGCGCTAATTCAATAACTGCTGCTTCTTGTCCAGATTCTTCAGATGGTGCAATAGACATTAATATTTCATCAGCAAACCCTTGTACAACCTACAGTTGGAGTAATGGAGCAACAACTCAAGATATTACGGGTTTAAATCCTGGTGATTATACAGTTACCATTACAAATGCAGATGGAACAAGTATTTCAGAAACTTATACAGTTACTGGAGATGTTACTTCTCCACAGTTCTTAACAACAGAAACTGCAATCATTTTTTTAGATGAAAACGGAGTTGCAACTTATGATACAAATTCTTTTAACGTTAATACTGTTACAGATAACTGTGCAATAGATAGATTCGAATTCGACAAAACAGTTTATAATTGTAATGAAGTTGGTTTTCATACCATAAATGTTACTGCTTTTGATACAAGTGGAAATTCTACTATTGGAACTATTAATTTAGAAGTTCGTGATGAAATTGCCCCATTAGTACAAGGGCAAGATATTTCTGTAACACTTACTGCTAATGGAACTGTAAGTATTGTTGCTAATGACGTGTTAGTTTCTGGTTCAGATAATTGTGGACCTGTTACCTACACAATCAGTCAAAATACATTTACGGCAACAGACGCTATAAATAGTCCAGTTACAGTTCAATTAACAGCAACAGACGCTAATGGAAACACAACTACTGTTCCAGTTTTAGTAACTGTTATTGATCCTGTTCCTGTTGTAATAACGCAAGATATTATTGTAGAATTAGATGCTAATGGAAATGTTACTATTACTCCAAATCAAATAGATAATGGTTCTAATTCTGTAGTTGGTATTGCAAATTTAGAATTAGACAACACTTCTTTTAATTGTTCTAATATAGGCGTACCAGTAACTGTAACCTTAACTGCAACAAGTACTTTAGGAAGAACAGCAACAGGAACTGCTACAGTTACCGTTTTAGATACAACTGCACCAAATGTAATTACGCAGAACATAGTTGTTCAGTTAGATGAAAATGGAAATGCATCAATTACTCCAGAAATGATCAATAATGGTTCTTCTGATAATTGTGGTATAGAAGACATATCTCTTGATATTACAAACTTTTCTTGTAACAATATTGGAAATAATCAAGTTATATTAACTGTTAAGGATATAAATGGAAACCTTTCTAACAGTACAGCAAATGTTGTTGTAGAAGATACTATTTCTCCAACAATAGCTATACAGAATATTACTGTTCCTTTAAACGAAAACGGAATTGCAAATTTCACTGTAGACATGATTAACAATGGAACTACAGACAATTGCGCAATTGCAAGTTTAGAACTTTCAGAAACAACTTTTGCATGTAGCAATCTTGGTGAAAACACAGTTACTTTTACTGCAACAGATGTAAATGGGAATGTATCTACAGAAAATGTTATTGTTACTGTAATCGATGAAATTGCACCAACAGTAATTACAAAAAACATAGAAGTTTATTTGGATGCAAGCGGAAATGCTTCAATTACTCCAGAAATGGTAGACAATGGTAGTTATGACAACTGTACATTCTCTTTAAGTTTAGACACAACTACTTTTAGTTGTAACAATACTGGAGACAATATTGTAAGTTTAATAGCTATTGATGCAAGTGGTTTACAAACTACTCAACAAACAACTGTTACAGTAATTGATTCTATTTTACCTACTGCAGTTTCTCAAGACGTTACTGTTCAGTTAGATGAAAACGGAAATGCATCAATTACACCAGAAATGATTAATAATGGCTCTTCAGATAATTGTACGTTTACAACTTCTTTAGATGTTTTAGACTTTACATGTACAAATGTTGGTGAAAATTTAGTAACATTAACTGTTAGAGATGCAAGTGGTAATACAACTACTTCTTCATCTACTGTTACTGTTATAGATTCTGTTCCTGCAGAAGTTATCACACAAAATATCAATGTATATTTAGATGAAAATGGAAATACCTCAATAGTTGTAGAAGATATTAATAATGGGTCTAATGATGCCTGTGGAATTGAAACTTTAACTTTAGATGTTACCAATTTTAGTTGTGATACTTTAGGAGAAAACACAGTTACTTTAACAGCAACTGATGTAAATGGAAACATAAGCTCTAATACAGCTATAGTAACTGTTATTGATAACATTGCTCCTACAGTTGGTACACAAAACATTTCTGTTGAATTAGACGCTAACGGTAATGCAACAATAACGCCACAAGACGTATTAATTACTTCTGAAAGCGATATAGAAACTGGAGAAGAATGCGATGTTACTGATGCTAAATACCACGCAATGTATTTAAATGGTTATGTAAAAAATTATAATCAACATAAAACTGTTGCATCTTCTAAAAAGAAAGAAATTGACTTTAGTAGTAAAGGTGATGCTTCAAGACATTGGGGAGCTCGTTATATTTTTGATGCAGATGGAGGTAAAATAACCAAAAACTTAGATGGTACTGCTTCTGTTGTTGGAACTTTAGTAAATAAATACGATAGTAATGACAAATGGATTGTAACTCTAAACCTAAAAAACGCTAGTAATTGGACAGAATGGAGCGCAATGGGTAGAAGCTGGAAAGGAAATCCTTGGAGTGTTCGTGGTGAATATAAAAATTGGATGTATTATGAAATGGCAGAAGGAAGTAATCTTACAGGTGCAGGAAATAATACAGGAACTGTTACAAACATTTACCATGCGCCAACAAGTTTAAAATACGGTGTCCAATTAGGCAACAAAGCAAACTTACAAGATTCTAATTTTGGCTTAAGCGGTTGGTTCTATTATAAAAATAGATATAATTGTTGGGAACAGGGAGATTTCAATTTTAACGTTTCTAATTGTTCAGATTTAGCTATTCCAGAAGAAACTGTTATTACAAGTGACAACTGTAGTATATCAAGTTATACTTTAAGTCAAGATTCTTTTGGTTGTGACGATTTAGGTGAAAACACTATACAAGTTTCAGTAACAGACCAAAGTGGTAACACTACAACTAAAGATGTAATTGTTAATGTTCTTGGAGATAAACCAACTGTTACTATTGATGATTTTTATGCTGTAAAATATCAAAAGAAAAATACCATTTTCTTGGGATATGCAGAAAGCATTTACTTATGCCCTACTGTTACAGGTGGAACTGGATTTACCTATGAATGGACAGATGATTCTGGTAATGTTATTTCAACTGAAAAATTACCAAAAGTAAGTCCGAAGTTTACAACGACTTATACAGTTACAGTAACAAATTCTAATGGTTGTACTGCAACAGACTCTATAGAAGTTTGTGTAATAGATGCAAGAAGTACAAAATCTAATGGTCATAATTACAGAGGTAACTCTCATCATCATGGTCATAATAACGATAAAGTTATCATTTGTCATCATACAAGAAAACATGGTCAAATTAAGCATAAGGAAATAAGTGTAAGCAAAAATTCTGTAAGAGCTCACTTATGGCATGGAGACAAATTAGGTTCTTGTAATGCTACTTGTATTTCAGAAGGAGATGTTGTAGTAACTCCTAACGTAGAAGTTTCTCTATATCCAAATCCATCATCAGGAGTTTTTAATGTAAAAGTTGAAAATTTAGAAAAAGATGCAACTGTTTACTTATATAATATCTATGGAAGAATTATCCAAAAAAGATATATAAGAGCAAGATCTGGAGAGAATAAAGTTGTAATGGGAAGTTATAGACTAAAACAAGGAGCATACGTGGTTAAGGTGATAACAGATGGAACTGTTTACACACAAACAATCCTTATAGAAAGATCACGATATTAA
- a CDS encoding NAD(P)/FAD-dependent oxidoreductase has product MVKEIQLRVNLIEERKENILLYKAAKKLDVDKSEISAVKVLRKSIDARKKDIIFNYKVAVYVNEQVPEKSDYIFEYKDVSKAKEVHIIGFGPAGMYAALRCIELGYKPIVLERGKNVQDRRRDLKAINQDHFVNEDSNYCFGEGGAGTYSDGKLYTRSLKRGDVRRIFENLVYHGATEQILIDAHPHIGTNKLPKIIQNIRENIIKFGGEIHFETRVTDFVVKNNKLEAIQLQNGQEMTVNAVILATGHSARDIYELLHKKEIAIKAKSFAMGVRVEHPQEIIDKIQYHCAGERDELLPAAAYSLVQQVNNRGVYSFCMCPGGFIVPAATANGEVVVNGMSPSRRNNKFANSGIVVELDIDQDFKKYEKFGPLKGLEFQKDLEKIAFFAGGRTQTAPAQRLVDFVDGKLSTDLNETSYQPGLKSAPLHSLLPRIIGSRLRKGFAAFGSKMHGYYTNEANIVGVESRTSSPVNIPRKENLEHTEIEGLFPCGEGGGYAGGIVSAAMDGERCAEAAIAKL; this is encoded by the coding sequence ATGGTTAAAGAAATTCAGCTTCGTGTAAATTTAATAGAAGAACGTAAAGAAAATATTCTGCTATACAAAGCTGCCAAAAAATTAGATGTTGATAAAAGTGAAATTTCCGCAGTAAAAGTCTTGCGAAAATCTATTGATGCTCGTAAAAAAGATATCATTTTCAATTACAAGGTAGCCGTTTATGTAAATGAGCAGGTTCCAGAAAAATCTGATTATATTTTTGAATATAAAGATGTTTCAAAAGCAAAGGAAGTTCATATTATTGGTTTTGGCCCTGCAGGAATGTATGCTGCATTGCGCTGTATAGAATTAGGCTACAAACCTATCGTTTTAGAACGTGGAAAAAATGTACAAGACAGACGTAGAGATTTAAAAGCAATTAATCAAGATCATTTTGTAAACGAAGACTCTAATTATTGTTTTGGTGAAGGTGGTGCTGGAACCTATTCCGACGGAAAATTATACACCAGAAGTTTAAAGCGTGGAGATGTACGTAGAATTTTCGAAAACTTGGTTTACCATGGTGCAACAGAGCAAATTTTAATAGATGCACACCCACATATTGGAACCAATAAATTACCAAAGATAATTCAGAATATTCGTGAGAATATTATAAAGTTTGGAGGGGAAATTCATTTTGAAACTCGTGTTACAGATTTTGTTGTAAAAAACAATAAATTAGAAGCAATTCAACTTCAAAATGGTCAAGAAATGACTGTAAACGCTGTTATTTTAGCAACTGGACATTCTGCTAGAGATATTTATGAATTGTTACATAAAAAAGAAATTGCTATTAAAGCAAAGTCTTTTGCAATGGGCGTTCGTGTAGAACACCCACAAGAAATAATAGATAAAATTCAATATCATTGTGCTGGAGAAAGAGATGAATTATTACCGGCAGCAGCTTACAGTTTAGTTCAACAAGTTAACAACAGAGGCGTATACTCTTTTTGTATGTGTCCTGGAGGATTTATTGTTCCTGCAGCAACTGCAAATGGAGAAGTTGTTGTTAATGGAATGTCTCCATCTAGAAGAAATAATAAGTTTGCAAATTCAGGAATTGTAGTTGAATTAGATATCGATCAAGATTTTAAGAAATACGAAAAATTTGGCCCATTAAAAGGTCTAGAATTTCAGAAAGATTTAGAGAAAATTGCTTTTTTTGCAGGTGGAAGAACACAAACTGCTCCTGCACAAAGATTGGTAGATTTTGTAGATGGCAAATTGTCTACAGATTTAAATGAAACCTCATATCAACCAGGGTTAAAATCTGCTCCACTACACTCTCTTTTACCAAGAATTATTGGCAGTAGATTACGTAAAGGTTTTGCTGCTTTCGGCTCTAAAATGCATGGTTATTATACTAATGAAGCTAATATTGTTGGTGTAGAATCTAGAACTTCATCACCTGTAAACATTCCAAGAAAAGAAAATTTAGAACACACAGAAATAGAAGGATTATTTCCTTGTGGCGAAGGTGGTGGTTATGCTGGCGGAATTGTTTCTGCAGCCATGGATGGAGAACGTTGTGCAGAAGCTGCAATTGCTAAATTATAA
- a CDS encoding ATP-dependent zinc protease family protein yields the protein MKITIGRVDKADFPELSLSEIDLKVDSGAYTSSIHCSNIKEIVLNDESLIQFTLLDPEHPFYNNKEFTFKNYSSKIVKSSNGISEKRFMIQTEIIIFNTTFPIYLTLSERKDMKFPILLGRKFLNKKFVIDTAKKNLSHKLKYKK from the coding sequence ATGAAAATAACTATTGGTAGAGTTGATAAGGCAGATTTCCCTGAATTATCATTATCCGAAATTGATTTAAAAGTAGATTCAGGTGCTTACACATCTTCTATTCATTGTTCTAACATTAAAGAAATTGTTTTAAATGATGAAAGTTTAATTCAGTTTACGTTGTTAGACCCAGAGCATCCTTTCTATAATAATAAGGAGTTTACTTTTAAAAACTATTCTTCTAAAATTGTAAAAAGTTCAAACGGAATTTCAGAAAAGCGTTTTATGATTCAAACAGAAATCATAATTTTCAATACTACTTTTCCTATTTATTTGACATTAAGCGAGCGTAAAGACATGAAATTTCCTATATTATTAGGAAGGAAATTTTTAAATAAAAAATTCGTGATAGATACAGCAAAGAAAAATTTATCACACAAATTAAAATATAAAAAATAA
- the rimK gene encoding 30S ribosomal protein S6--L-glutamate ligase, with translation MRIVILSRNPKLYSTRRLVEAAQKRKHEVIVVDHLKCNIEIEKKSPKIFYKGEYLDNIDAIIPRIGASVTFYGTAVIRQFEMMKVFTAVSSIALTRSRDKLSSLQILARAGVGLPKTVFTNYTKDVEHVIQSVGGTPLVLKLLEGTQGLGVVLAETPNAATSVLEAFNGLGARVIAQEFIKEAGGADIRAFVVDGKVIGAMKRQGKEGEFRSNLHRGGNANVIELTDEEEKTALKATKAMGLGVAGVDMLQSSKGPLVLEVNSSPGLEGIEVATGKNIAKEIIRYLELNVE, from the coding sequence ATGAGAATTGTAATTTTATCTAGAAATCCAAAACTATATTCAACAAGAAGATTGGTGGAAGCAGCACAAAAGAGGAAACATGAAGTAATAGTCGTGGATCATTTAAAATGCAATATCGAAATAGAAAAAAAATCTCCAAAGATTTTTTACAAAGGAGAGTATTTAGATAATATCGATGCAATTATCCCAAGAATTGGTGCTTCTGTTACTTTTTATGGTACAGCCGTAATTCGTCAGTTTGAAATGATGAAAGTTTTTACTGCAGTTTCCTCAATAGCATTAACAAGATCTAGAGATAAGTTAAGCAGTTTACAAATTTTAGCTAGAGCTGGTGTAGGTTTACCAAAAACGGTTTTTACCAATTACACAAAAGATGTAGAGCACGTTATACAATCTGTTGGTGGAACTCCATTGGTTTTAAAATTATTAGAAGGAACACAAGGTTTAGGTGTTGTTTTGGCTGAAACACCAAATGCAGCAACTTCTGTATTAGAAGCTTTTAATGGTTTAGGAGCAAGAGTAATTGCACAAGAATTTATTAAAGAAGCTGGTGGTGCAGATATTAGAGCTTTTGTAGTTGATGGAAAAGTAATTGGCGCAATGAAACGACAAGGTAAAGAAGGAGAATTCCGTTCTAATTTACACAGAGGTGGAAATGCAAATGTTATTGAGTTAACAGACGAGGAAGAAAAAACAGCTTTAAAAGCTACAAAAGCAATGGGATTAGGTGTTGCAGGCGTAGATATGTTGCAATCTTCAAAAGGACCATTAGTTTTAGAAGTAAATTCTTCTCCTGGTTTAGAAGGAATAGAAGTTGCAACTGGTAAAAATATAGCAAAAGAAATTATCCGTTATTTAGAATTAAATGTCGAGTAA